From Coffea arabica cultivar ET-39 chromosome 10e, Coffea Arabica ET-39 HiFi, whole genome shotgun sequence, one genomic window encodes:
- the LOC140015208 gene encoding uncharacterized protein — MVQKWVEEVQKGKISDFNVSSEDILKFRDLIVVPQDEVIKRDILEKAHRSKYTVHPESSNMYQDLRRLYWWDKMKKEIAQFVQKYLVCQQVKAKHQKHLGLLQPLEIPEWKWEHITMDFVSGLPRTQKGHDAVWERRVLDPVAVPWIEDVYERVKVIRQKLQTAQSRQKNYADNRRKDLEFEVGDKVFLNVTPLRSLTAGKGKKLQPRYGGPFKILQRVGNVAYRLELPASLSRIHDVFHVSMLKKYHPDPTHVLKPEEIDIDKSLTNEERPV, encoded by the exons ATGGTACAAAAATGGGTAGAAGAAGTGCAAAAAGGGAAAATCTCAGACTTTAATGTGAGTTCTGaggatattttgaaatttcGTGATCTGATAGTGGTACCGCAagatgaagtgataaaaagggaCATTTTGGAAAAGGCACATCGGTCTAAATATACAGTACATCCCGAAAGCAGTAACATGTACCAGGATTTGAGGAGActatattggtgggataaaatgaaaaaggaaattgctCAGTTTGTCCAAAAATATTTAgtgtgccaacaagtgaaagctaAACATCAGAAACACTTAGGTCTTCTACAACCTCTTGAAatccctgagtggaaatgggaacatattaccatggatttcgtATCAGGGTTACCCCGTACCCAGAAGGGTCATGACGCCGTTTGG GAAAGAAGAGTTTTAGACCCGGTTGCAGTACCATGGATCGAGGATGTGTATGAGAGGGTGAAAGTGATACGTCAGAAGCTTCAGACAGCACAAAGTCGACAGAAGAATTACGCTGATAATCGacgaaaggatttggagtttgaagttggagacaaGGTATTTCTAAATGTTACACCACTTCGAAGTCTCACggcgggcaaaggaaagaagcttcaaccaaGATACGGAGGACCATTCAAAATTCTtcaacgagttgggaatgtagcataCAGGTTGGAGTTACCAGCGAGTCTATCTAGGATCCATGATGTATTTCACGTTTCCATGTTGAaaaagtatcatccagaccccacTCATGTACTAAAACCAGAAGAAATTGACATTGACAAATCTCTGACTAATGAAGAAAGGCCGGTGTAG